The genome window GCGGTCAGCGCGCGGAGAGCGCCGCGTCCAGGCTCGCCCGGAGATCGGCGAGAGCTGCGTCGATGCGCGGGCGGTGGGTTCGAAACGACAGCACGCACATGCGCAGCACGAAGCGATCGTCGACGGTGGTGCCCGTGAGGAGCACCCGCTGCCGCGCGTTCACGCCGCGCATTACGCGCCGAGAGAGCGCGTCGGCCTCGGCGGGAGAGAGCCCAGGCGTCGCGAACCGGAAGGCCAACAGCGAGAGGGTGGGCGGGGCGACCATGGCGACCTCGGGCCACGCGCCGAGGGTCTCCGCGGCGTAGCGGGCGAGGTCGAGCTTCTCGTCCAGAGCGGCGCGGAAGGCGCGCGCCCCGTGCATCTTCAGCGGCAGCCACACACGCAGCCCGCGGGGCTCGCGGGAGAGCTCCGGCGACAGCTCGCAGAAATCGATGAGATCGGCGTCTCGCTGCATGTCCGGCAGGTAGCTCGCGTGGCTGGAGAAGGCCCGCCGCAAGGTCGTCGGATCGCGCACCACGACGCACCCGGTGCCGTAGGGGAGGAAGAGCCCCTTGTGCGGATCGAGCGTCACGGAGTGGGCCCGCTCGATGCCCGCGAGCGCCGCCCGGCCGCGCTCGGTCAGCGCGAAGAACCCGCCGTAGGCCGCGTCGACATGCAGCCAGAGGGCCTCGCGCTCCGCCACATCGGCGAGCGCGCCCAGGGGGTCGACCGCGCCCGTGTTCGTGGTCCCGGCGCTCCCGACGACGAGGAACGGCGAGAGGCCCTCGGCGCGATCCCGCGCAATGGCCTCCACGAGGGCGTCGACCCGCATGCGCTGGCGCTCGCACGTGGGCACGGAGCGGACGTTCTCCGCGGGAAACCCCGCGACGATGGCGGCCTTGGTGACCGAGTGGTGTACCTCCCGCGAGACGTAGAGCACGCCGCGGGAGAAGTCGGTCGGCAGGCGGTCGCGACGCGCGGCCACGATCGCGAGCAGGTTCGCCATCGAGCCGCCGGTGGTGAG of Myxococcales bacterium contains these proteins:
- a CDS encoding decarboxylase — its product is MIDLVKARLVRHLGGLEAAPMHRNRGARKAARALREGMPEEGTSFEPLLEQLFSRALPLGLNTASAGYLAYIPGGGLLHAAIADLITSAVNRYVGVWIAAPGLVEIEASVVRWLAGVVGLPEGAGGVLTTGGSMANLLAIVAARRDRLPTDFSRGVLYVSREVHHSVTKAAIVAGFPAENVRSVPTCERQRMRVDALVEAIARDRAEGLSPFLVVGSAGTTNTGAVDPLGALADVAEREALWLHVDAAYGGFFALTERGRAALAGIERAHSVTLDPHKGLFLPYGTGCVVVRDPTTLRRAFSSHASYLPDMQRDADLIDFCELSPELSREPRGLRVWLPLKMHGARAFRAALDEKLDLARYAAETLGAWPEVAMVAPPTLSLLAFRFATPGLSPAEADALSRRVMRGVNARQRVLLTGTTVDDRFVLRMCVLSFRTHRPRIDAALADLRASLDAALSAR